A window of Metabacillus sp. B2-18 contains these coding sequences:
- a CDS encoding transposase: MPRSARLKSSTGVYHIINRGANRQEIFHDDDDKIKFLETLKRYKIRTAMKVYAWCLMDNHVHLLVKEGNEEISLVMKRIGVSYASYYNWKYHTNGHLFQDRFKSENVETQEYLITVTRYIHQNPVKAGIVTGPEKWKWSSCLGYYGENVYPTDLLECNYILRMFSPNCSIAQSRFKEFNELQNTDKCLEDYDDIKRRLTDEEARIEIKKCLASYEVPQVKSLPSEQRNQILRKVKNIEGLSLRQAARILGVSPNLLFKV; encoded by the coding sequence TTGCCTCGTAGTGCTAGATTGAAAAGTAGTACAGGTGTTTATCATATCATTAATAGAGGAGCAAATAGGCAGGAAATCTTTCACGACGATGATGACAAAATTAAATTTCTTGAAACCTTGAAAAGATACAAAATAAGGACAGCTATGAAAGTATATGCCTGGTGCTTGATGGATAATCATGTTCATTTGCTTGTAAAAGAAGGCAATGAAGAGATATCTCTGGTCATGAAGCGAATCGGTGTAAGCTATGCTAGCTATTACAACTGGAAATACCATACGAATGGTCACCTTTTTCAAGATCGATTCAAAAGTGAAAATGTAGAGACACAAGAATATTTGATCACGGTCACAAGATACATTCATCAAAATCCGGTAAAAGCAGGTATCGTTACAGGTCCCGAGAAATGGAAGTGGAGTAGCTGCCTTGGTTATTATGGAGAGAATGTATACCCTACTGATTTACTCGAATGTAACTATATTCTACGTATGTTTTCACCTAATTGTTCAATTGCACAATCGAGATTTAAAGAGTTTAATGAGCTACAAAATACAGATAAATGTCTAGAGGACTACGACGACATTAAGAGAAGACTAACAGATGAAGAAGCAAGAATCGAAATTAAAAAATGCCTTGCGAGCTATGAAGTACCACAAGTAAAGAGCTTGCCTAGTGAACAAAGAAATCAAATTTTAAGAAAGGTAAAGAATATTGAAGGACTCTCCCTGAGACAAGCAGCAAGGATTTTGGGTGTTTCTCCTAATCTTTTGTTTAAGGTGTAG
- a CDS encoding abortive infection system toxin AbiGii family protein, translated as MRVEKYFFDTPPTGQTVDKSTFIEGGIDLNITLNKEQHNKIKPELIFMKFLYEAKKTPFSLKVLKTDSDLFVAKNWNVDIGDEEEFKKTIEFLERLNKVEEFFDVKFTLPENITIKDEEALYILESVINNKDIKGTFKSTSIMLDKVNEVNEFIEVMENNPKGSKMSVEMVEPFITLFGATIKFEKSVATYDTVKIRDFERLKSKARFMNDGETVKIDFESGKRNNITERFVFNK; from the coding sequence ATGCGTGTCGAAAAATATTTTTTTGACACTCCGCCAACGGGTCAAACCGTTGATAAATCAACATTTATAGAGGGAGGAATTGATTTAAATATCACTCTTAATAAGGAGCAGCACAATAAAATTAAACCTGAACTTATATTTATGAAATTTCTTTATGAAGCAAAAAAGACTCCTTTCTCCTTAAAGGTACTGAAAACAGATAGTGATTTATTTGTTGCTAAAAATTGGAATGTAGATATAGGGGATGAGGAAGAATTCAAAAAAACTATAGAATTTTTGGAAAGATTAAATAAGGTAGAAGAATTTTTTGATGTTAAATTTACATTACCAGAAAATATTACAATAAAAGATGAAGAAGCTCTATATATTCTTGAGAGCGTCATTAATAATAAAGATATTAAAGGTACATTTAAAAGCACATCAATTATGCTTGATAAAGTTAATGAAGTTAATGAATTTATTGAAGTAATGGAAAATAACCCGAAAGGAAGTAAAATGTCTGTTGAGATGGTGGAGCCATTTATCACTCTTTTTGGTGCTACAATTAAATTTGAGAAATCTGTTGCTACCTACGATACTGTTAAGATTAGGGATTTTGAAAGGTTAAAAAGTAAGGCTAGGTTTATGAATGATGGTGAAACAGTCAAGATAGATTTTGAATCGGGTAAAAGAAATAACATAACTGAGAGGTTTGTATTCAACAAATAA
- a CDS encoding magnesium chelatase domain-containing protein, which translates to MSSKVTSIGLKGLEGYRIQVEVQVKEGLETMIIVGLPDASVKESKERVAAALHSLGFSLVDMKVTINLSPAEQKKNGPLFDLAI; encoded by the coding sequence GTGTCTTCAAAAGTAACTAGTATTGGTTTGAAAGGGCTTGAGGGGTATCGTATTCAAGTCGAAGTGCAGGTAAAGGAAGGACTCGAAACGATGATCATAGTAGGATTACCAGATGCATCGGTAAAGGAATCGAAGGAACGTGTTGCTGCAGCTCTTCATAGTTTAGGTTTTTCGTTAGTTGATATGAAGGTAACGATTAATCTTTCACCAGCTGAGCAGAAGAAAAATGGTCCGTTATTTGATCTTGCGATATAA
- a CDS encoding ATP-binding protein produces the protein MLRQPLESKTVTISRVHSTVTYPANFIFIAAMNPCPCGYFGSNDHYCTCSEKQIKAYKNRVSGPILDRFDILLTLQAVNLKGHDFKGIDSSEDIKKRVASARENQYNRYGKEICNGTVPFEQLIQSSPLTPKQQYDLQQVSSKQGLSNRVQIKIIRLARTIADIKGEVLISDEDLKEAMFLRKLAPPTHFSLTGEANKPLYR, from the coding sequence ATGCTCAGGCAACCCTTAGAAAGTAAAACGGTGACGATAAGTCGAGTTCATTCAACTGTAACGTACCCTGCAAACTTTATTTTTATCGCTGCAATGAATCCATGTCCATGTGGATACTTCGGCTCAAATGATCACTATTGTACCTGTTCAGAAAAGCAGATAAAAGCCTACAAAAATCGGGTGTCTGGTCCTATCTTAGATCGCTTTGATATTCTCCTAACCTTACAAGCAGTGAACCTTAAAGGACATGATTTTAAAGGAATTGATTCTTCTGAAGACATAAAAAAACGCGTAGCCTCAGCAAGAGAAAACCAGTACAACCGATATGGGAAGGAAATTTGTAATGGTACGGTTCCCTTTGAACAATTGATTCAAAGCAGCCCCCTGACACCGAAGCAACAATACGATTTACAACAAGTTTCTAGTAAACAGGGTCTAAGTAATCGAGTCCAAATAAAAATCATTCGTTTAGCGAGAACAATTGCGGACATAAAGGGAGAAGTCTTGATATCTGATGAAGATCTAAAGGAAGCGATGTTTTTGAGAAAATTAGCACCACCTACTCATTTTTCCTTGACAGGAGAAGCGAATAAACCATTATATCGATAA
- a CDS encoding Abi family protein, translating into MVKGKTTNGLMRHLRDKHAIEISGSKQKKDLLNIGYYHGYKGYRFIGQANHQIPYTNFDEVVGVYEFDTNLKTLLYPRIMFIETAIKNYTLNTLIGIGPVDFDFVFSHLLNDYKKENTGNSKYRDKMKKRLELRNKINQQISYNYSEQKAVISHFFHKNEPIPLWAIFEVINLGEFGFFLQCLNQNTRIAIAEDLNMHTTNHNQNGRIVEDIIFLIKELRNAVAHNSVVFDCRFKKTNPPSRLKEYLQSETGINNITFDTIVDYFIVVIFLLKKLGVTKTELKQIVRKFYAESEKLRSTVPIPVHTSIMGSDFRNKVNNLTSYI; encoded by the coding sequence TTGGTAAAAGGGAAAACAACTAACGGGTTAATGCGCCACCTTAGAGATAAGCATGCCATAGAAATTAGCGGTAGCAAACAGAAAAAAGATTTATTAAATATCGGTTATTATCATGGATATAAAGGATATCGTTTTATCGGACAGGCAAACCACCAAATTCCCTATACCAACTTTGATGAGGTTGTTGGGGTGTATGAGTTTGATACAAACCTTAAAACACTCTTGTATCCAAGAATTATGTTCATTGAAACAGCGATTAAGAACTATACACTTAATACCTTAATTGGAATAGGGCCGGTGGACTTCGATTTTGTTTTTTCACACCTATTAAATGATTATAAGAAAGAAAATACAGGTAATAGTAAGTATAGGGATAAAATGAAGAAACGGCTTGAATTACGGAACAAAATCAACCAACAGATTAGTTACAACTATTCTGAACAAAAGGCCGTGATTTCACACTTCTTCCATAAGAATGAACCGATTCCACTGTGGGCTATATTTGAGGTCATTAATCTAGGAGAATTTGGATTCTTCCTACAGTGTTTAAATCAAAACACTCGAATAGCTATTGCTGAAGATTTAAATATGCACACTACAAATCATAATCAGAATGGAAGAATAGTGGAAGATATTATATTCCTTATTAAAGAGCTTCGTAATGCAGTAGCTCATAACTCTGTAGTCTTTGATTGCAGGTTTAAAAAGACGAATCCGCCTTCTAGGCTGAAGGAATACTTACAAAGTGAAACAGGAATCAACAACATCACTTTTGACACCATTGTTGATTATTTTATCGTTGTAATCTTCCTACTGAAAAAGCTCGGTGTTACCAAAACCGAGTTAAAACAGATTGTCAGGAAGTTCTACGCTGAATCTGAAAAGCTAAGAAGTACAGTACCGATACCTGTTCACACCTCTATTATGGGTTCTGATTTTAGAAATAAGGTGAATAATTTAACAAGCTACATATAG
- a CDS encoding ATP-binding protein: MLKYDVIHIEGIENINLYFAYFYPLVLTASLAHLGVLFLDELGEFSKKTLDMLRQPLESKTVTISRVHSTVTYPANFIFIAAMNPCPCGYFGSNDHYCTCSEKQIKAYKNRVSGPILDRFDILLTLQAVNLKGHDFKGIDSSET; this comes from the coding sequence GTGTTAAAGTACGACGTAATTCATATAGAAGGTATAGAAAATATCAATCTATATTTTGCGTATTTTTATCCACTCGTCCTCACGGCGTCATTAGCTCATCTTGGAGTTCTTTTCCTAGATGAATTAGGGGAATTCTCCAAAAAAACATTAGATATGCTCAGGCAACCCTTAGAAAGTAAAACGGTGACGATAAGTCGAGTTCATTCAACTGTAACGTACCCTGCAAACTTTATTTTTATCGCTGCAATGAATCCATGTCCATGTGGATACTTCGGCTCAAATGATCACTATTGTACCTGTTCAGAAAAGCAGATAAAAGCCTACAAAAATCGGGTGTCTGGTCCTATCTTAGATCGCTTTGATATTCTTCTAACCTTACAAGCAGTGAACCTTAAAGGACATGATTTTAAAGGAATTGATTCTTCTGAAACATAA
- a CDS encoding IS110 family transposase: protein MDFKQNHKINQVTEKTLVVGIDIAKRKHFACFVDDRGRVLQKSFSVLQSNDGFQHFYHRILTAMKEHEKTEVIVGIEPTGHYWLNLAYFLDERGIPLAMANPLHVKRSKELDDNLPTKHDRKDALVIARLIKDGRFSYPRILKDIEAELRVGSTFRGKLTEEFGAVKNMMIRWLDRYFPEFTQVFPSFGKMALAVLECTPFPSDLFQKQPDEVLSLYRQVEGLKSPQRPKAIQLIEVSSNSIGVTEGREMARIEIATLVRRYNQLEQEIESITQQLVTLVQTSVEYEWLSTVQGLGDTTIVDLLAEIGSFSHYEDPRQIIKLAGLTLRENSSGQHKGQKHISKRGRRKLRALLFRVMMPMVRHNEAFRKLHEYYTNRKVNPLRKKQSIVVLCGKLIKVLHGISTKHKAFDAQRMMKDIPSLAEAM, encoded by the coding sequence ATGGATTTTAAACAAAACCATAAAATAAATCAAGTCACTGAAAAAACACTCGTTGTCGGAATCGACATTGCGAAGCGAAAACATTTCGCCTGCTTTGTAGATGATCGTGGGAGAGTGCTCCAAAAATCATTTTCTGTATTACAGTCTAATGATGGTTTCCAGCATTTTTATCATCGTATTCTAACTGCGATGAAAGAACACGAAAAAACAGAAGTCATCGTAGGGATTGAACCTACTGGCCATTACTGGCTTAATTTAGCCTATTTCCTTGATGAACGAGGCATTCCCCTCGCAATGGCTAATCCTTTGCACGTCAAGCGTTCAAAAGAGTTGGACGACAATTTACCAACCAAACATGACCGCAAGGATGCACTGGTGATCGCTCGTCTCATAAAAGATGGACGCTTTAGTTATCCACGTATTTTGAAAGACATTGAGGCGGAACTTCGTGTTGGGTCAACATTTAGAGGTAAGTTGACAGAGGAATTTGGTGCTGTCAAAAATATGATGATTCGCTGGTTAGATCGATATTTTCCAGAATTCACTCAGGTGTTTCCGTCATTCGGGAAAATGGCTCTGGCAGTACTTGAATGTACTCCATTTCCAAGTGATCTATTTCAAAAGCAGCCAGATGAAGTCTTATCGCTTTACCGACAGGTTGAGGGGCTAAAATCTCCCCAACGACCAAAAGCAATACAACTTATTGAAGTCAGTTCTAACTCCATCGGAGTAACAGAAGGACGTGAGATGGCCCGTATTGAAATTGCCACGCTCGTTCGCCGTTACAACCAGTTGGAACAAGAAATTGAAAGCATTACACAGCAATTAGTTACGCTTGTACAAACGTCTGTAGAGTACGAATGGCTCTCAACGGTTCAAGGACTCGGCGATACCACAATCGTTGATTTGTTGGCCGAAATCGGTAGCTTTTCACACTATGAAGATCCACGCCAAATCATTAAACTTGCGGGATTAACTTTACGTGAAAACTCTTCCGGCCAGCACAAAGGGCAAAAACATATCTCCAAACGGGGAAGAAGAAAGCTTCGTGCCCTCCTTTTCCGAGTGATGATGCCAATGGTTCGCCATAATGAAGCCTTTCGAAAGCTGCATGAATATTACACTAACCGTAAGGTTAACCCGTTACGGAAGAAGCAATCTATTGTGGTTCTATGCGGAAAACTAATAAAAGTCTTACATGGAATAAGTACAAAGCACAAAGCTTTTGACGCACAGCGAATGATGAAGGATATTCCTAGTCTCGCAGAGGCTATGTAA
- a CDS encoding lipase chaperone → MDSAYLHNSVFNIELKRRELEQQNLTRPEVKRWFEDNYRVFSKKSAFTCLCCNKPVNMNLTKDEGRPFYFRHNDESECSYSENTTTYDKHVSKHEVKSKKDIGLTIFKEILEGEMKPYDVEIDRGYHYKMKLSFIPDFIIKFPNSGERWAIDYFTAIDQGLTSGSYARHLSKRMKTYKEEGFKPFSFVDYSWLSFLEETNKGTLLTAETYVTSKTHEDSLWDTFLEGNLQGDLLDFFRKDTGSSADEFNTRNIAYVDVFNRLCTIFRFVPISQHDRNITFYKLSSSEVPLARALSVNADQNHFVLSKENEDERRNGFLKELTERKQQFELEQQRLREEQERIRAEEERVKLEEEKQRARLRAREVEWQKQRQKAKELEDEEIERQMQETMRRAALRPIEVHPDGWDRGSIRHNGYSNYTYQQNSTVANYESTEDKIEKRRKEKVRDLLLSQPIPGELYISGDTQYWRKVILKWINENQTSDTLVVSLEKIIGYMKSSGVSFTQNDKLVKYPIKDFLEFYVKTLKAELKKKVQLSIKE, encoded by the coding sequence TTGGATTCGGCCTACCTACATAATTCCGTCTTTAACATAGAACTGAAAAGAAGAGAGCTAGAACAACAAAACTTAACACGGCCTGAAGTAAAGCGTTGGTTCGAAGATAATTATCGAGTTTTTTCGAAGAAGAGTGCGTTTACTTGTTTATGCTGTAACAAACCAGTAAATATGAATTTAACCAAAGACGAGGGAAGACCGTTTTATTTTCGCCATAATGATGAAAGTGAATGTTCTTACTCAGAAAATACCACAACGTATGATAAACATGTTTCTAAGCATGAGGTTAAATCTAAGAAAGATATTGGTCTCACCATCTTTAAAGAGATATTAGAAGGTGAGATGAAACCCTACGACGTTGAGATTGATCGAGGGTATCATTACAAAATGAAACTATCATTTATTCCGGATTTTATCATTAAGTTTCCGAACTCTGGTGAACGATGGGCGATTGATTATTTTACTGCAATCGATCAGGGGTTAACTTCAGGTAGCTATGCTCGTCATTTGTCCAAACGAATGAAAACCTATAAAGAAGAAGGTTTTAAGCCCTTTTCATTTGTGGACTATAGTTGGCTCTCTTTTTTAGAAGAGACAAATAAAGGAACCTTACTTACTGCTGAAACTTATGTAACTAGTAAAACTCATGAAGATAGTCTGTGGGATACATTTCTAGAGGGAAATTTACAAGGTGATTTATTAGACTTTTTTAGGAAAGATACAGGATCAAGCGCAGACGAATTTAACACTAGAAATATTGCTTATGTAGACGTATTTAATCGGTTATGTACAATCTTTCGGTTCGTCCCCATATCACAACATGATCGGAATATAACTTTTTATAAACTATCATCTTCTGAAGTACCCCTGGCACGAGCGTTGTCAGTGAATGCCGATCAAAATCATTTTGTACTTTCAAAGGAAAATGAGGATGAGAGGAGAAATGGTTTTCTAAAGGAACTAACTGAAAGGAAACAACAATTTGAGTTAGAACAACAAAGGTTGAGAGAAGAACAAGAAAGAATCAGAGCAGAGGAAGAAAGAGTTAAACTAGAGGAAGAAAAGCAAAGGGCACGATTAAGGGCTCGAGAAGTGGAATGGCAAAAACAAAGACAAAAAGCCAAAGAGCTAGAAGATGAAGAAATCGAAAGACAAATGCAAGAAACGATGAGAAGAGCGGCTTTAAGGCCAATCGAGGTTCATCCGGATGGTTGGGACCGCGGCTCTATAAGACATAACGGTTATAGCAACTACACTTATCAACAGAATTCTACTGTAGCAAACTATGAAAGTACAGAAGATAAAATAGAGAAGAGGAGAAAAGAGAAGGTTCGAGATTTGCTGTTGTCTCAACCTATTCCAGGAGAACTTTACATTAGTGGAGATACGCAGTATTGGAGAAAGGTGATCTTAAAGTGGATAAACGAAAATCAAACAAGTGATACCCTTGTTGTATCGTTGGAGAAAATTATCGGCTATATGAAGAGTTCTGGAGTCTCCTTTACTCAAAATGATAAACTTGTTAAATATCCAATAAAGGATTTCCTTGAATTTTATGTAAAAACTTTAAAAGCAGAATTAAAGAAAAAGGTACAATTAAGTATCAAAGAGTAA
- a CDS encoding transposase, protein MPRSARLKSSTGIYHIINRGANRQEIFHDDDDKIKFLDTLKRYKIRTAMKVYAWCLMGNHVHLLVKESNEEISLVMKKIGVSYASYYNWKYHTTGHLVQDRFKSENVETHEYLITVTRYIHQNPVKAGIVTSPEKWKWSSCLGYYGESVYPTDLLECNYILHMFSPNWSIAQSRFKEFNELQNTDKCLEDYDDIRRRLTDDEARIEIKKCLGSYEIPQVKSLPSEQRNQILRKVKKIEGLSLRQAARILGVSPNLLFKV, encoded by the coding sequence TTGCCTCGTAGCGCTAGATTGAAAAGCAGTACAGGGATCTATCATATTATTAATAGAGGAGCAAATAGGCAGGAAATCTTTCACGACGATGATGACAAAATTAAATTTCTTGATACCTTGAAAAGATACAAAATAAGGACAGCTATGAAAGTATATGCCTGGTGCTTGATGGGAAATCATGTTCATTTGCTTGTAAAAGAAAGCAATGAGGAGATATCTCTGGTTATGAAAAAAATCGGTGTAAGCTATGCTAGCTATTACAACTGGAAATACCATACGACTGGTCACCTTGTTCAAGATCGTTTTAAAAGTGAAAATGTAGAGACACATGAATATTTGATCACGGTCACAAGATACATCCATCAAAATCCAGTAAAAGCAGGTATCGTTACAAGTCCCGAGAAATGGAAGTGGAGTAGCTGCCTTGGTTATTATGGAGAGAGCGTATATCCTACTGATTTACTCGAATGTAACTATATTCTACATATGTTTTCACCTAATTGGTCAATTGCACAATCGAGGTTTAAAGAGTTTAATGAGCTACAAAATACAGATAAATGTCTAGAGGACTACGACGACATAAGGAGAAGACTAACAGATGATGAAGCAAGAATCGAAATTAAAAAATGCCTTGGGAGCTATGAAATACCACAAGTAAAGAGCTTGCCTAGTGAACAAAGAAATCAAATTTTAAGAAAGGTAAAGAAAATTGAAGGACTCTCCCTGAGACAAGCAGCAAGGATTTTGGGTGTTTCTCCTAATCTTTTGTTTAAGGTGTAG